A window of Pleuronectes platessa chromosome 20, fPlePla1.1, whole genome shotgun sequence genomic DNA:
CACTCTGGAAGATGCCCGATCCTGGACCATGTCCTTTGAGAGGGTGATGAAAAGTGCGGCGGGTCGCGGCAGCTTCAGGCAGTTCCTGCGGACGGAGTTCAGCGAGGAGAACATGATGTTCTGGATCGCGTGTGAGGAACTGAAGAAGGAGACCAACAAGActgtggtggaggagaaggtcCGTCAAATATACGAGGACTTCATCTCCATCCTTTCCCCTAAAGAGGTGAGGGAGGAACACTGTCGATCAACTAATTGATTTCCTTACTTGGCTCTATATAAAAGTTTTTGCATTTAATTGATCACTCATCTCCTCGTGTCCTCCAGGTGAGTTTGGATTCTCGCGTCCGGGAGGTGATCAACCGGAACATGCTGGAGCCGACCTCGCACACGTTCGACGACGCCCAGCAGCAGATCTACACGCTGATGCAGAGAGACTCGTACCCCCGCTTCATAAACTCCACAGAGTACACAGATCTGCTGAAGAGCCTGGAAGAGCCCCCCCCTGAGCCCTAGACCCtccactgccacacacacacacttagcttTTCAAAATGGCGCATGCGTCCCCTCCCCAACCCcaaccccacccacccacccgaAGGAGTTTTGTGTTCTGCTAtttaaagaaagacagacaggaaaATGAACACTTCTTTGTCCGGCTGTAACTGCTGTTTATTACACATGATTAGCTTTTCCAAAACCCTCGGAACAAACAAGGACTAATGCTCGGTCCGCTACTTGTTTGAGAACATatctatatttttatatattcccTAGCGCTTGTATTGCACTTTTCTACCTTGTTTAATGAGGGAAAGCATGTATCTGTGAGCACTGCATTTGTATTTAGGTATATTGTGAGCCTTAATGCATATCCAGTTCTTGTAGAAGCTAGTAGTTAACAGTAATTGAAGAAGAAGGAAAGTGCCTTGGAATAAGATCCTCTACACTCGCACCTTCGGTCTGACGTGAACGGTGCGACTGAACGACTTCACATGTTGGTGCTTTCAGCTCTtcacaaagaaaatacatttttacgtCTCAACGAGCTGATTAACCCGGAAAAATAGATCGTCTGTGTTTCAATACTGTGATATTAGtcaaaactatatttaaattaaacataacAGGGAGATATCAACTGAATACGTGACCACGACCACtgatatatttgtgtatttaaaaaaatgactttgTGTGAAATAGTTATTTGAATTCTCACAACTTCAATAAAGCACAATCGTATGTTGATTTCGCCGTCATGTGATGTGAACATCCACAAAATCTACCACTGTGTCTCTTATTatggtttatgtttatgtttatacatggaTTGCACATTAAGCTGATTTAATATTAcacttttatttgcatattgGCTGTTTTCAAGTCATGTATTTTGAGATTTGTTCAACTGAGTATTCTGAGTAATATcgtaagttttgttttgttttgt
This region includes:
- the LOC128425928 gene encoding regulator of G-protein signaling 20, with the protein product MGSERQEMRKRQMQVHQEAAASVLQARNRMGNTPTNASNACCFCWCCCCSCSCLTVRSEDETVQRSTFDRRTEGITNCEESPKPTLEDARSWTMSFERVMKSAAGRGSFRQFLRTEFSEENMMFWIACEELKKETNKTVVEEKVRQIYEDFISILSPKEVSLDSRVREVINRNMLEPTSHTFDDAQQQIYTLMQRDSYPRFINSTEYTDLLKSLEEPPPEP